The Sulfitobacter sp. SK011 genome has a window encoding:
- a CDS encoding amidohydrolase: MYDTRRTSELVADMLREVGSVAVIFQPAEESGTVGEAMIKDRMIERFGIKEV; the protein is encoded by the coding sequence ATGTATGACACCCGCCGAACATCTGAGCTTGTTGCTGACATGTTGCGCGAGGTTGGCTCTGTCGCCGTGATTTTCCAGCCCGCTGAAGAGAGCGGCACCGTTGGAGAGGCGATGATCAAAGACCGCATGATTGAGCGTTTTGGGATCAAGGAAGTCTAG
- a CDS encoding ABC transporter ATP-binding protein, translated as MMPEAYKKTEAALEAVLEQPVLKVDGLTVSVRSEQGQKPLIRDISFTLEKGEILAIAGESGSGKSITSLAIMGLLPPPAVQVTGGAIRLNGSDLTQFGEAQMRDIRGNRIAMIFQEPMTSLNPVLTIGTQISEAIRAHTLISRREARVRALDALRSVRISQPEQRLDQYPHEFSGGMRQRVMIAMALALEPEVLIADEPTTALDVTVQREVLDLLRDLQAEHDTAILLITHDMGVVAEMADRVIVMKDGAIEEVNDVKTLFAAPSRLYTQQLLEAVPRMGDGTSKPPKLPAKDQPVLRLDNLAVHFDVRGGIMGRVTHRVHAVENVSFDIARAETFALVGESGCGKSTIARAVVGLASHTGRIEVKGRHLEGLDSAGRKALCRNVQMVFQDPMAALDPRMKVGHLIAEPLTIHGIGTTADRKATVLDLLKRVGLPADAADRHPHQFSGGQRQRICIARALALHPDLIIADESVSALDVSVQAQVLELLGELKQEMGLAYLFISHDMAVVENIADRVAVMYLGQIVEMGSCRQVFGNPQHPYTQRLIEAVPVPDPAHIRTSDTRLTGDVPSPVYKIGQRPKMMNLIDIGQGHLVAGNI; from the coding sequence ATGATGCCAGAAGCATACAAGAAAACTGAGGCGGCCCTTGAGGCCGTCTTGGAACAGCCTGTCCTCAAAGTTGACGGACTGACGGTATCGGTGCGCAGTGAACAAGGCCAAAAGCCGCTGATCCGTGACATCAGCTTCACTCTCGAAAAAGGGGAGATTCTGGCCATCGCAGGGGAAAGCGGTTCCGGGAAATCGATCACCTCCTTGGCCATCATGGGGCTTTTGCCGCCCCCCGCAGTGCAGGTTACAGGCGGTGCCATCCGGTTGAACGGAAGCGATCTAACCCAGTTTGGCGAAGCCCAGATGCGCGACATCCGCGGCAATCGTATAGCGATGATTTTTCAAGAACCGATGACGTCGCTCAACCCGGTTCTGACCATTGGCACACAGATTTCCGAAGCAATCCGTGCGCACACACTGATCAGCCGCCGCGAGGCCCGCGTCCGCGCGCTGGACGCCCTTCGGTCGGTCCGGATCAGCCAGCCTGAGCAGCGGCTTGACCAATACCCTCATGAGTTTTCGGGCGGCATGCGCCAGCGCGTGATGATCGCAATGGCGCTGGCGTTGGAGCCCGAAGTGCTGATCGCGGATGAACCCACCACCGCGTTGGATGTCACCGTGCAACGCGAAGTTCTCGACCTCTTGCGCGATCTTCAAGCCGAACATGACACCGCGATCTTGCTGATTACCCATGACATGGGCGTCGTTGCCGAAATGGCCGACCGGGTTATCGTGATGAAAGACGGCGCTATCGAAGAGGTCAACGACGTCAAGACCCTGTTCGCGGCCCCCAGCAGACTCTATACCCAACAGCTTTTGGAGGCCGTGCCGCGCATGGGCGATGGCACCAGCAAACCGCCAAAGCTGCCTGCAAAGGATCAGCCGGTTCTGAGGTTGGACAATCTGGCGGTCCATTTTGATGTTCGTGGCGGCATTATGGGCCGGGTCACGCACCGGGTGCACGCGGTTGAAAATGTCAGCTTTGACATTGCCCGGGCCGAAACATTCGCACTGGTTGGGGAAAGCGGCTGTGGCAAATCCACCATCGCCAGGGCGGTTGTCGGTCTGGCATCTCATACCGGCCGGATTGAGGTCAAAGGTCGCCATCTTGAAGGCTTGGACTCGGCCGGGCGCAAGGCGCTGTGCCGCAATGTTCAGATGGTGTTTCAAGATCCGATGGCGGCCCTTGATCCGCGCATGAAGGTCGGACATCTGATTGCCGAACCCCTGACCATCCACGGCATCGGAACCACCGCGGATCGGAAAGCAACTGTGCTGGACCTGCTCAAACGGGTTGGGCTTCCTGCCGACGCGGCTGACCGGCATCCGCACCAGTTTTCCGGTGGTCAGCGGCAACGCATTTGCATCGCCCGCGCGTTGGCGTTGCATCCTGATCTGATTATTGCTGACGAATCTGTTTCGGCATTGGACGTATCTGTTCAGGCGCAGGTGCTCGAATTATTGGGTGAATTGAAACAGGAAATGGGGCTCGCGTATTTGTTTATCTCCCATGACATGGCCGTGGTCGAAAATATCGCTGACCGTGTTGCTGTCATGTACTTGGGCCAAATCGTGGAAATGGGCAGTTGCCGGCAGGTTTTCGGAAACCCACAGCACCCCTATACTCAACGCTTGATCGAAGCCGTGCCAGTGCCCGATCCGGCCCACATCCGGACCAGCGACACGCGTCTGACAGGAGACGTTCCAAGCCCGGTCTACAAAATCGGGCAACGCCCCAAAATGATGAACCTAATAGACATCGGGCAAGGCCATCTTGTCGCGGGGAATATTTGA
- a CDS encoding ABC transporter permease has translation MKSFFTSKGIIGIVLVTGVVLVAIFAPLVIPAEFATKMNMRARLDPPSMDYLFGTDQLGRDLFYRVMLGARTSVMIAVSAVVMSVVIGLPLGIISGYYGGVTDNLLMRLVDTLLSFPVLLLALTISAVLGPNLQNTIIAIGIAFTPFLARIIRGEALRIAQMPYVEAARAAGTTDLMMILRHILPNIMPPVIVQATISLAFAILAEAGLSFLGLGTQPPRASWGLMIQASRDYLDVAPWTALVPGAAVALTVLGLNMFGDVLRDALDPRSRSGG, from the coding sequence ATGAAATCCTTTTTTACATCAAAAGGCATCATTGGAATCGTTCTGGTCACTGGCGTTGTGTTGGTCGCAATCTTCGCTCCGCTTGTCATTCCCGCCGAGTTTGCCACCAAGATGAACATGCGCGCGCGGCTTGATCCGCCAAGCATGGATTATCTGTTTGGCACCGATCAACTGGGCCGGGATCTTTTCTATCGGGTCATGTTGGGTGCGCGTACTTCAGTCATGATCGCGGTATCCGCCGTGGTCATGAGCGTCGTGATCGGCCTGCCGCTGGGCATTATCTCTGGTTATTATGGGGGTGTCACCGACAACTTGCTGATGCGACTGGTGGATACTCTGCTGAGTTTTCCGGTGCTGTTGCTGGCGCTGACGATCAGCGCCGTGTTGGGGCCAAACCTGCAAAATACGATCATTGCCATCGGCATCGCGTTTACGCCCTTTCTGGCCCGCATTATCCGGGGTGAGGCATTGCGGATCGCGCAGATGCCTTATGTCGAGGCGGCACGAGCAGCAGGCACCACCGACCTGATGATGATCCTGCGCCACATTCTACCCAACATCATGCCGCCCGTCATAGTTCAGGCGACGATCAGCTTGGCCTTCGCAATCCTGGCCGAGGCAGGGCTATCGTTTCTGGGCCTCGGAACCCAGCCGCCGCGCGCTTCGTGGGGGCTGATGATTCAGGCTTCGCGCGATTATCTGGACGTGGCACCCTGGACCGCGCTGGTGCCGGGGGCCGCTGTCGCGTTGACGGTACTCGGCCTGAATATGTTCGGGGATGTGCTGCGCGACGCGCTGGATCCACGCTCGCGGTCGGGAGGCTGA
- a CDS encoding ABC transporter substrate-binding protein has protein sequence MKKLLCTSALVLGFALPALAEGYQPDPNAKPGGNIVITYKDDVATLDPAIGYDWQNWSMIKSIFDGLMDYDPGTTDLRPGLAESYAVSDDGMVFTFKLRAGVKFHNGRVMTADDVKYSLDRVTNPTTQSPGAGFFGSIKGFDEVSSGAADHLDGVKVLDASTVEITLSRPDATFLHVMALNFASIVPKEAVDAAGDDFGKQPVGTGAFSLGEWTLGQRLVFNKNPDYWRAGIPYLDSVTFEVGQEPVVALLRLQNGEVDVPGDGIPPAKFQEVMSDPAQAERVVEGGQLHTGYITLNVNTPPMDDVRVRQAINMAINKARIVQIINGRAVPATQPLPPSMPGYTPDYPGYAFDVDGAKALLAEAGHPEGFETELYVMNTDPNPRIAQAIQRDLDAIGVKAAIKSLAQANVIEAGGNGTAPMIWSGGMAWIADFPDPSNFYGPILGCDGAVEGGWNWSWYCNEELDTMATKADSITDPGMVDDRMNMWSDVYMGVMKDAPWVPVFNEQRYTMKSPRMGGADALYVDPVSIPVNYDYVYVTE, from the coding sequence ATGAAAAAGCTACTCTGTACATCCGCACTGGTTCTTGGGTTTGCGCTGCCCGCGCTCGCCGAAGGCTATCAACCCGACCCGAATGCCAAACCGGGCGGAAATATCGTGATCACCTACAAGGATGACGTGGCGACGCTGGACCCTGCCATCGGCTATGACTGGCAAAACTGGTCGATGATCAAATCAATCTTTGACGGTCTGATGGATTACGACCCCGGCACCACCGACCTACGCCCCGGCCTGGCCGAAAGCTATGCCGTGTCCGATGATGGCATGGTCTTTACCTTCAAATTGCGCGCTGGCGTCAAGTTTCACAACGGGCGGGTGATGACCGCCGACGACGTCAAATATTCGCTCGACCGGGTGACCAACCCAACGACGCAATCTCCCGGCGCGGGCTTCTTTGGCTCAATCAAAGGCTTTGACGAGGTCTCATCCGGTGCCGCCGACCATCTTGACGGGGTAAAGGTTCTGGACGCCAGCACCGTCGAAATCACTCTGTCACGACCCGACGCAACCTTTCTGCATGTCATGGCGCTGAACTTTGCGTCGATCGTCCCAAAAGAAGCGGTCGATGCGGCAGGAGATGACTTTGGCAAACAACCCGTCGGCACCGGTGCCTTCAGCCTTGGCGAATGGACGCTTGGGCAGCGGCTGGTTTTTAACAAGAACCCCGATTACTGGCGCGCGGGCATCCCCTATCTGGATTCGGTGACCTTCGAAGTGGGGCAGGAACCGGTCGTTGCCCTGCTGCGGCTTCAGAATGGAGAGGTGGACGTTCCCGGCGATGGCATCCCCCCGGCAAAGTTTCAGGAGGTGATGTCAGACCCGGCTCAAGCTGAACGTGTAGTTGAGGGCGGACAGCTTCACACCGGCTACATCACCCTCAACGTCAACACGCCGCCAATGGACGATGTGCGGGTGCGACAGGCGATCAACATGGCCATCAACAAAGCCCGGATCGTGCAGATCATCAACGGGCGCGCGGTTCCGGCCACGCAACCCCTGCCACCTTCGATGCCCGGATATACCCCGGATTATCCGGGCTATGCCTTTGACGTCGACGGTGCCAAGGCACTGCTGGCCGAGGCAGGACATCCCGAAGGGTTCGAAACCGAGCTTTACGTGATGAACACCGACCCCAACCCGCGCATCGCCCAGGCAATCCAGCGTGATCTCGATGCCATCGGCGTCAAGGCAGCGATCAAATCACTGGCCCAAGCCAACGTGATTGAGGCCGGCGGCAATGGCACTGCTCCGATGATTTGGTCTGGCGGTATGGCATGGATCGCAGATTTCCCCGATCCATCCAACTTTTACGGCCCGATTCTTGGGTGCGACGGGGCAGTCGAAGGCGGCTGGAACTGGTCGTGGTATTGCAACGAAGAGCTGGACACGATGGCGACCAAGGCGGACAGCATCACCGATCCAGGCATGGTGGATGATCGCATGAACATGTGGTCGGACGTCTATATGGGTGTGATGAAAGATGCGCCCTGGGTGCCGGTGTTCAACGAACAGCGCTACACGATGAAATCGCCGCGCATGGGCGGGGCCGACGCGCTTTACGTTGATCCGGTATCGATCCCGGTCAACTATGACTACGTCTACGTGACCGAGTAA
- a CDS encoding ABC transporter ATP-binding protein, whose translation MLEEPRQTPIVEIDGLRVEFDTDDGIVVGVEDVSFSINPGETVCVVGESGSGKSVTSLSLMRLVEFGGGRITGGQLHFTRPGGEVLDVAGADTDTMRDIRGNEIGMIFQEPMTSLNPVFTIERQLTDGLRVHRNLSQEAARARALELLREVRIPEPEQRLRQYPHELSGGMRQRVVIAMAMVCEPRLLIADEPTTALDVTIQAEILALIDRLKRENNMAVLFITHDMAVVAQMADRVVVMYRGNLVESGPVRQIFEAPTQDYTRALLAAVPRLGEMTGTPAPEPMRVVGAEATAVSQTLEPAEYPEPLLEVRNLTTRFAVKGGVLRRTTAYVHAVEDVSFTVNKGETLALVGESGCGKSSCGRSILRLVEPTSGEVVIDGTDIIALNAANLRRARRNMQMVFQDPFASLNPYRRLRDQVAEPLLNFGIASGSELEDRVSTLFDRVELPRSFLRRFPHELSGGQRQRVAIARALATNPKLIIADEAVSALDVSVQAQVLNLMMELQADLGVSFLFISHDMAVVERVAHRVGVMYLGRIVEIGSRAQVFENPQHSYTKSLIAAVPIADPTRRTVHDNLKFKPIPSPVFPVGHQPQPSVYYEAAPGHFALND comes from the coding sequence ATGCTTGAAGAACCCAGACAAACCCCGATCGTCGAAATCGACGGTTTGAGGGTGGAATTTGACACCGACGATGGCATCGTTGTCGGGGTCGAAGATGTCAGCTTTTCCATCAATCCCGGCGAAACCGTCTGTGTTGTCGGCGAATCCGGTTCGGGCAAATCCGTCACCTCGCTGTCGCTGATGCGGCTGGTCGAATTCGGCGGTGGGCGGATCACCGGCGGACAGCTTCACTTTACCCGCCCCGGCGGTGAGGTGCTGGATGTTGCAGGTGCCGACACTGATACGATGCGCGATATCCGTGGCAACGAGATCGGGATGATCTTTCAGGAACCGATGACCTCGCTCAACCCGGTGTTTACAATCGAACGGCAGCTGACTGACGGGCTGCGCGTGCATCGGAACCTCAGCCAGGAGGCCGCCCGCGCCCGGGCGCTGGAATTGCTGCGCGAAGTCCGCATCCCGGAACCGGAACAACGCCTGCGACAATACCCGCACGAATTGTCGGGCGGCATGCGCCAGCGGGTGGTGATCGCGATGGCAATGGTATGCGAGCCGCGCCTGCTGATCGCTGATGAACCCACGACGGCGCTGGATGTGACCATTCAGGCCGAAATACTGGCGCTGATCGACCGGTTGAAGCGTGAAAACAACATGGCGGTGCTTTTCATCACTCACGACATGGCGGTGGTCGCCCAGATGGCTGATCGCGTGGTGGTAATGTATCGTGGCAATCTGGTTGAGAGCGGACCGGTCAGGCAGATTTTTGAGGCACCGACCCAAGACTACACCCGCGCACTTTTGGCCGCCGTGCCGCGACTGGGCGAGATGACGGGTACGCCCGCGCCCGAACCCATGCGCGTCGTCGGGGCAGAGGCCACGGCGGTGTCGCAGACACTGGAACCAGCCGAATATCCTGAACCACTGCTCGAGGTGCGAAACCTGACCACCCGATTTGCGGTCAAGGGGGGGGTGTTGCGTAGAACCACGGCCTATGTCCACGCGGTCGAGGATGTCAGCTTTACCGTCAACAAAGGCGAGACCCTGGCACTGGTGGGTGAATCCGGCTGTGGCAAGTCCAGTTGCGGTCGCTCAATTCTGCGGCTGGTCGAACCAACTTCGGGCGAGGTTGTGATCGACGGCACCGACATTATTGCGCTAAATGCCGCCAACCTGCGCCGGGCACGACGCAACATGCAGATGGTGTTTCAGGACCCCTTTGCCTCGCTCAACCCATATCGGCGGCTACGCGATCAGGTGGCAGAGCCGTTGCTGAACTTCGGCATCGCCTCTGGATCCGAGTTGGAGGATCGGGTGTCGACGCTGTTTGACCGCGTTGAGTTGCCGCGCAGCTTTTTGCGCAGATTTCCACACGAACTGTCGGGTGGTCAGCGCCAGCGCGTTGCCATCGCCCGCGCCCTTGCCACCAATCCCAAGCTGATCATTGCGGACGAGGCTGTCTCGGCACTGGATGTATCGGTGCAGGCGCAGGTATTGAACCTGATGATGGAACTTCAGGCCGACCTTGGCGTGTCGTTTCTGTTCATCAGCCACGACATGGCCGTGGTTGAACGGGTCGCCCACCGGGTCGGCGTGATGTATCTGGGCCGGATCGTCGAGATCGGTTCACGCGCGCAAGTATTTGAAAATCCGCAACACAGCTATACCAAATCGCTGATAGCGGCCGTGCCAATTGCCGACCCAACCCGCCGGACGGTCCATGATAACTTGAAATTTAAACCGATCCCATCGCCAGTGTTCCCTGTCGGTCACCAGCCCCAACCCTCTGTCTATTACGAAGCGGCCCCTGGCCACTTCGCGCTGAACGACTGA
- a CDS encoding acetamidase/formamidase family protein translates to MCQACNYTIHHAQHHFGWDNSIAPAERVTPGSTILFHCHDSSAGQLGPSSTVQDVVDLDFGKINPVSGPIYIEGAEPGDSVKVSIESFAPSGWGWTANIPGFGLLADQFTDAALTLWKYDPSSLAPALWGDQGKVPLKPFCGTIGNALAEAGLHSIVPPRRVGGNLDIRDLAAGTTLYLPVEVAGALFSVGDTHAAQGDGEVCGTAIESPMDVVLTLDLVKGENLKTPRFTTPGPVTNHLDAKGYEATTGMGPDLMQAARDAVSAMVDLLCKQRGMSAVDAYMLVSTCGDLRISEIVDMPNWVVSFYFPRCVFE, encoded by the coding sequence ATGTGTCAGGCTTGTAATTACACGATCCACCACGCGCAGCACCATTTCGGCTGGGACAATTCCATTGCCCCGGCCGAACGGGTCACGCCCGGTTCGACAATCCTGTTTCACTGCCACGACAGTTCGGCGGGCCAGCTTGGCCCGTCGTCCACGGTGCAGGATGTGGTCGATCTGGATTTCGGCAAGATCAACCCGGTTTCGGGTCCGATCTACATCGAAGGGGCCGAACCCGGCGACAGCGTAAAAGTCTCCATCGAAAGCTTCGCGCCCTCTGGCTGGGGCTGGACCGCCAATATTCCCGGCTTCGGCCTGTTGGCGGATCAGTTCACGGATGCTGCGTTGACCTTATGGAAGTACGATCCCAGCTCGCTTGCGCCCGCGCTTTGGGGCGATCAGGGCAAGGTACCGCTAAAGCCGTTTTGCGGCACCATCGGGAACGCCTTGGCAGAAGCGGGTTTGCATTCAATTGTCCCGCCCCGGCGGGTCGGGGGCAATTTGGATATCCGTGATCTGGCGGCGGGCACGACGCTTTATCTTCCTGTTGAAGTGGCCGGCGCGCTGTTCAGTGTTGGCGACACCCATGCGGCACAGGGTGATGGAGAGGTATGTGGCACGGCAATTGAAAGTCCAATGGACGTGGTTTTGACGCTGGATCTGGTCAAGGGTGAGAATCTGAAAACCCCACGCTTTACCACGCCGGGTCCCGTCACCAATCATCTTGATGCCAAAGGCTACGAAGCCACAACCGGCATGGGCCCTGACCTGATGCAGGCGGCGCGTGATGCGGTGTCGGCAATGGTTGACTTGTTGTGCAAACAGCGCGGCATGTCAGCGGTAGATGCCTATATGCTGGTGTCGACCTGTGGTGATCTTAGGATCTCGGAGATTGTTGATATGCCCAATTGGGTCGTCAGCTTTTACTTCCCGCGATGTGTTTTTGAATGA
- a CDS encoding ABC transporter permease has translation MTYVLNRLLSLAITLLLISVITFVVTNILPGDVAMMIMGTQSNPEALAGLRESLGLNDPLIVQYGRWIGGMLTGDWGTSLVFKEPIGPLLLQKMTASSLIVVMSMTIALTAAVPLGIWAAVHRDRWQDTASSTTALLGVSLPDFFWGIMLILLFARTLGWLPSSGFVDPSENFVLALKHAFLPSLALGLGLMAHLTRMTRATMTGILGQEFIRVARAKGLSERTVVWRYGLSNAVGPVMTVAGLQIGYLFGSIIVIESLFNYTGMGWLTYQALLNRDIPLIQSSVFVIAAVVMLANLIVDLLYVLVDPRIRLG, from the coding sequence ATGACCTATGTCTTGAACCGCCTCCTGTCACTGGCGATCACCTTGCTGCTGATCTCGGTGATCACATTCGTCGTGACCAACATCCTGCCGGGCGACGTGGCGATGATGATCATGGGCACGCAAAGCAACCCCGAAGCGCTGGCGGGCCTGCGTGAATCGCTTGGGCTGAACGATCCGTTGATTGTGCAATATGGCCGCTGGATCGGTGGTATGCTGACCGGGGACTGGGGCACCTCGCTGGTGTTCAAGGAACCCATCGGTCCGTTGTTGCTGCAAAAGATGACCGCCAGTTCCCTGATCGTGGTGATGTCGATGACCATTGCGCTGACCGCCGCCGTGCCGCTTGGCATCTGGGCGGCAGTTCACCGAGACCGCTGGCAGGACACCGCCAGTAGCACTACTGCGCTATTGGGCGTCAGCCTGCCGGACTTCTTCTGGGGGATCATGCTGATACTTTTGTTCGCCAGGACCCTAGGGTGGCTGCCCTCAAGCGGGTTTGTTGATCCGTCTGAGAACTTCGTGCTGGCACTGAAACATGCCTTTCTGCCATCCCTTGCGCTGGGCCTGGGGTTGATGGCGCATCTGACCCGCATGACCCGAGCGACCATGACAGGCATTCTGGGCCAGGAATTTATCCGCGTCGCCCGCGCCAAAGGCCTGTCGGAACGCACCGTCGTCTGGCGCTATGGGTTGTCCAACGCGGTTGGTCCGGTGATGACCGTAGCGGGCCTGCAGATCGGGTATCTGTTTGGTTCGATCATCGTGATCGAGAGTCTGTTCAACTACACTGGCATGGGGTGGCTGACCTATCAGGCGCTGTTGAACCGCGACATTCCACTGATCCAATCCAGCGTCTTTGTGATCGCCGCAGTGGTCATGCTGGCCAATCTAATCGTCGATCTGTTGTACGTGCTGGTCGATCCGCGAATTCGGCTGGGATGA
- a CDS encoding ABC transporter permease: MLAYLVRRLVQSALIMLGISFITFLLLYVLPADPVRQIAGRSATAQTVQNIREQLGLDQPFVVQYYRYLSGLLQGDMGRSYLQKTQVSELIAARLPPTLLLMGAGIICELIIGLSMGVIAAIRREQPLDQTLMITSFIAVSAPQFVVSLLLLYVFAVQLGWFPIGGYGTAAHLVLPAVALGIMGSGWYSRMMRSSMIEVLQQDFIRTARAKGLTRRRIILRHAIPNAILPVIAMIGIDIGIFMGGLVVVESVFGWPGIGQLAWQAIQRVDIPIIMGVTLVTAFAIVLGNLLADIITPLIDPRIKLR, from the coding sequence ATGCTTGCCTACCTTGTCCGCCGGCTGGTGCAATCGGCTTTGATCATGCTGGGCATCTCGTTCATCACTTTTTTGCTTTTGTACGTGCTGCCCGCCGACCCGGTTCGCCAGATCGCCGGACGTTCCGCCACCGCGCAAACAGTCCAGAATATCCGAGAGCAACTGGGACTGGATCAACCCTTTGTCGTTCAATATTACCGATATCTTTCCGGCCTGCTCCAAGGTGACATGGGGCGCAGTTATCTGCAGAAAACCCAAGTTAGTGAGCTGATTGCTGCGCGCCTCCCCCCGACGCTTTTGCTGATGGGCGCGGGTATCATTTGCGAGTTGATTATCGGTTTGTCTATGGGGGTTATCGCCGCGATCCGGCGCGAACAGCCCTTGGATCAGACGCTGATGATCACATCATTCATTGCCGTATCGGCCCCGCAATTCGTGGTCTCGCTGCTGTTGCTTTATGTCTTTGCCGTGCAACTGGGATGGTTCCCGATCGGTGGTTATGGCACAGCGGCACATCTTGTCTTGCCCGCTGTGGCGTTGGGGATCATGGGATCGGGTTGGTACAGTCGCATGATGCGGTCGTCGATGATCGAGGTCCTTCAGCAGGATTTCATCCGCACCGCCCGCGCCAAGGGCCTGACCCGAAGGCGCATTATCCTGCGCCATGCGATCCCAAATGCCATCCTACCAGTGATTGCCATGATCGGGATTGATATTGGCATTTTCATGGGCGGGCTTGTCGTCGTTGAAAGTGTCTTTGGCTGGCCCGGTATCGGCCAGCTTGCCTGGCAGGCAATTCAGCGCGTCGACATCCCGATCATTATGGGCGTCACGCTGGTCACTGCCTTTGCAATCGTTCTGGGAAATCTGTTGGCGGACATCATCACACCGCTGATCGACCCGCGCATCAAACTGCGTTGA
- a CDS encoding ABC transporter substrate-binding protein, whose protein sequence is MKRRDFLKSTSAVVGGTILYSAVPALAQSTPVSGGTLIWGHSETTQNLDMHQTGTASTGRVLQNVHSSIVTVDKDLNVIPNLAESFDLSEDGLVYTFKLRSGVKFHDGSDMTSADVKYSFERCKDPATGAVNFEVFNAVESIETPDDLTVIVTLNSINAPFLSRLAENGAGVIMPEGSGEVQGTTPIGAGPFKFVRREFGNEVELARFDEYWEGPAYLEKIMIREITEPTVRLTGLRTGELHMINDIPADRMAEIKEDPAYQVVTWFPLNWDFLNMNHDFEPFKDARVRKAFDLMIDKEALLEGALWGEGAVTASPSYPTSASYNHDLVQRPQDFEQARALLSEAGYGPGELKVVFKVTTNYPYHVEAAQIMLEWFREGGVDMSIEQLTWSDWLSQVWVDKDFQISMMNFFTLWEPDFLYYSLWNTTGAFNYRKISDPVIDELTEKARITVDPDARADIYKAVQQRVFDETHDVYLWFRNGSIGAQLSVGGLDTVVHPNGSNLNFHKVWLNA, encoded by the coding sequence ATGAAACGCAGAGATTTTCTTAAATCCACATCCGCGGTTGTTGGCGGCACAATCCTTTACAGTGCCGTGCCAGCGCTTGCGCAATCGACACCGGTCAGCGGCGGAACCCTGATCTGGGGCCATTCCGAGACGACACAGAACCTTGATATGCACCAGACCGGCACTGCCTCAACCGGGCGGGTGCTGCAGAACGTGCACAGCTCGATCGTGACGGTGGACAAGGATCTGAACGTCATTCCGAACCTTGCTGAAAGCTTCGATCTGTCCGAGGACGGCCTTGTCTACACCTTCAAGCTGCGCTCTGGCGTCAAATTCCACGACGGGTCTGACATGACCTCTGCCGACGTGAAATATTCGTTCGAGCGGTGCAAGGACCCGGCGACGGGGGCGGTCAACTTTGAGGTTTTCAACGCGGTTGAGTCCATCGAAACACCTGATGACCTGACCGTCATCGTTACGTTGAACAGCATCAATGCGCCTTTCCTCAGCCGTCTGGCGGAAAACGGTGCCGGTGTGATCATGCCCGAAGGCTCGGGCGAGGTGCAGGGCACCACGCCGATTGGCGCCGGTCCATTCAAGTTCGTGCGCCGGGAATTTGGCAACGAGGTCGAACTGGCGCGGTTTGACGAGTACTGGGAAGGCCCCGCCTATCTGGAAAAGATCATGATCCGCGAGATCACAGAGCCTACGGTGCGTCTGACTGGCCTGCGGACAGGCGAACTGCACATGATCAACGATATCCCTGCCGACCGGATGGCCGAGATCAAAGAAGACCCGGCGTATCAGGTTGTCACGTGGTTCCCGCTGAACTGGGACTTTTTGAACATGAACCACGACTTCGAGCCATTCAAGGATGCCCGCGTGCGCAAGGCCTTTGATCTGATGATCGACAAAGAGGCGCTGCTGGAAGGTGCCTTATGGGGCGAAGGCGCGGTCACGGCGTCGCCCAGCTATCCGACCTCGGCATCCTACAACCACGATCTGGTGCAGCGGCCACAGGATTTCGAACAGGCTCGCGCGTTGCTTTCCGAGGCGGGCTATGGCCCGGGAGAGTTGAAGGTGGTGTTCAAGGTCACGACCAATTACCCCTACCACGTCGAGGCCGCCCAGATCATGCTGGAGTGGTTCCGCGAGGGCGGGGTGGATATGAGCATCGAGCAGCTGACCTGGTCTGATTGGCTAAGCCAGGTCTGGGTCGACAAGGATTTCCAGATCTCGATGATGAACTTCTTCACGCTGTGGGAACCGGACTTCCTGTACTACAGTCTGTGGAACACGACCGGTGCGTTCAACTACCGCAAGATCAGCGATCCGGTGATTGATGAACTGACGGAAAAGGCGCGCATCACTGTCGACCCTGACGCGCGGGCCGATATTTACAAGGCCGTGCAGCAGCGGGTCTTTGACGAAACCCACGATGTCTATTTGTGGTTCCGTAACGGATCAATCGGGGCACAACTCTCGGTCGGTGGGCTGGATACGGTCGTGCATCCGAATGGATCGAACCTGAATTTCCACAAGGTTTGGCTGAACGCATGA